The Deltaproteobacteria bacterium genomic sequence GGGCTCAGACCCCGTAGCTCAAGCAGAGCCGGGATTTTTTTCAAGACAGTTTTTGGACCAAGCCTGCTTGTTGATTGGGTTAAGGTGATGATGTGTTCGCGGGCGGCTAAGTGATCTGCCTGAATATAGTCGAAGAGAATTTTACCGCCGGACTGATCATCCTTGATGGTGATGTGGCTTAGGGCTTGCTCAATTTTTAGCAAGTCATCAAAGGGCGCATTTGGATTCTCACTTAAAGCTTTATCGAGCAAGGGCAGAGCGCTGGATGCTTTGTTGGCTGCGCGCAAAAGCCGAGCTTTCATGAGTGTGTCGGCGGGTGAGTGATGGGCCTGGAGTAATTCGAGTGCTTGGGTGGTTTGACCAGTGCTGTTTAGTTGTTGAGCTTCAAGAATACGCTTGGCAACGTCGCCCGTTGTGATGGTGTTGAGGGCGATGGCTTCAAGCTTGGGTTGCTGCGCAGTGCCGGCCATGAGTATCGAAATGAGGAGGCCTTTAAGAATCATCGTATGGTGCCTATTTCTTTTTCTTCTTACGCCGCGCACGTGCCACGGGAATTTCAAGTTCGACGGATCCTTGCAGTGCTATCTGACATGAGAGACGCATTCCAGATGCGACCAACACATTCCCCAGCGCCCGGTCCTCTAAAGGACTCGCTGGCTTAAGCCACGCGGGCGGCTCTTTGATTTTAATCCGGCACAAATGACAACTGCCTTTTCCGCTACAAGCAGTGGGCACAACGACCCCTACATTGGTTAAAGCATTGAGAAGCGAAGAATCTTCCCCACATTCGTATTCTTTACCGTCGACGACGATTTTATGGATGATCTTTGGGTCCAATTTAGGGCCTAACTTTCACCGGTACCGCACTGGTACCGTCTAGCTTACACAGGGTCCATTT encodes the following:
- a CDS encoding 2Fe-2S iron-sulfur cluster binding domain-containing protein; this encodes MDPKIIHKIVVDGKEYECGEDSSLLNALTNVGVVVPTACSGKGSCHLCRIKIKEPPAWLKPASPLEDRALGNVLVASGMRLSCQIALQGSVELEIPVARARRKKKKK